GTTCGATGACCGTGTCCCGCACCGGCGGCTTGCCGTCCAGAAGGTCCACGATCTCGTCGCCGGAGAGCGTCTCGTACTCCAGCAGGCCGCGGGCAAGAGCCTCAAGGGCCTCGCGCTTCTCCGTGAGGATGCGGGTGGCCTCGGCATAGCCCTCGTCCACAAGGCGGCGCACCTCCTTGTCGATGGTCTGGGCGGTGGCCTCGGAGATGTTCTGGTGGCGCTGCATGGACATGCCCAGGAACACCTCGTCCTGGTTCTCGCCATAGGCCACCTGGCCGAGCAGATCCGAGAAGCCCCAGCGGGTCACCATCATCTTGGCGAGGCGGGTGGCCTGCTCGATGTCGGAGGCGGCGCCGGAAGTCACCTTGTCATGGCCGAACACCAACTCTTCCGCCACCCGTCCGCCCATCATGATGGCCAGGCGCGAAGTCATCTGCTCATAGGACATGCTGAGCTTGTCCCGCTCCGGCAGCTGCATGACCATGCCCAGCGCGCGGCCGCGCGGGATGATGGTGGCCTTGTGCACGGGGTCGGTGGCCGGGACATTGAGGGCGACGATGGCATGCCCGCCTTCATGATAGGCGGTCAGCATCTTCTCTTCCTCGGTCATGACCAGCGAACGCCGCTCGGCGCCCATCATGACCTTGTCCTTGGCGTCCTCGAAGTCGGACATGGTGACCATGCGCTTGTTGCGCCGGGCCGCCATGAGCGCGGCTTCGTTGCACAGGTTGGCAAGGTCCGCGCCGGAGAAGCCAGGGGTGCCGCGCGCGATCACCTTCAGGTTCACGTCGGGCGCCACCGGGATCTTGCGGGCGTGCACCTTCAGGATCTGCTCGCGACCCACCACGTCCGGGTTGGGCACGATCACCTGACGGTCGAAACGGCCGGGCCGCAGCAGAGCGGGGTCGAGCACGTCGGGACGGTTGGTGGCGGCGATGAGGATGATGCCTTCATTGGCCTCGAAGCCGTCCATCTCCACCAGCAGCTGGTTGAGGGTCTGCTCGCGCTCGTCATTGCCGCCGCCGAGGCCCGCGCCACGGTGGCGACCCACCGCGTCGATCTCGTCGATGAAGATGATGCACGGGGCATTCTTCTTGGCCTGCTCGAACATGTCGCGCACGCGGCTGGCGCCGACGCCCACGAACATTTCCACGAAGTCCGAGCCGGAAATGGTGAAGAAGGGCACGTTGGCCTCACCCGCAATGGCGCGGGCGAGCAAGGTCTTACCCGTGCCGGGCGGGCCCACCAGGAGCACGCCGCGCGGGATGCGACCACCCAGGCGCTGGAACTTCTGCGGGTCACGCAGGAATTCCACGATCTCGGTCAGGTCGCTCTTGGCCTCGTCGATGCCGGCCACGTCTTCGAAGGTGACGCGGCCATGGGCCTCCGTCAGCAGCTTGGCGCGGCTCTTGCCGAAGCCCATGGCCTTGCCGCCGGCGCCCTGCATCTGGCGCGACAGGAAGATCCACACGCCGATCAGGGCGATGAAGGGCAGCCAGGAGACCAGCAGGCTCACGAACCACGGTACGTTGTCGGACGGGGGACGGGCCGTGATGGACACGCCCTTTCCATACAGGCGCTGCACCAGCGAGGGGTCGTTGGGGGCGTAGGTCTGGAAGTTGCGGCCATCGGTGAAGGTGCCCGAAATATTCGGCCCCTCGATCACCACGTCACGCACCCGGCCCTGGTCCACGTCGGACAGCAGCTGCGAGAAGGAAATGTCGTTCGCGCTCGAGCGCTGGCCGGGGCTCTGGAAGAGCGAGAACAGCGCCAGAAGCAGCAGGACGATGATCACCCAAAGGGCGAAATTTCTCAGATTGGCGTTCATTGATCCCTCACGGGGTCCACATCGGCTGCTCCTTCGACCGAAACGGGCCTCTTCTGGCCAGCCGTCCGATGTCGCTCCCGTTGCGTCCGCCCCCTAATTTAGGAGCCGCGCCCTTCCTTGCCAAGGACGGTTACTCAAACTCCGGGTGAATTTGCCGCGACCGACCTTGCGCGGCGCTGTGGGGGCGTCCGCCGGGGCGGGGCGGGGGCAATGTCGATCCGCCCCTTGCGCAAGGTGACCACGGCTCCCGCGAGGGTTCGCCTCAGGGCCAGCCCCCCTTGCGCCGCGGACCTCAGAGCCCGGTGGAGGTCTTCCGCCTTGCCGAGTTCGGTCGGCCCTTCGGTGGCGCAATGGTCGATCGCCTGGATGAGCAGGCGCAGCGAGATTTCCTCCGGCAAGGCGATGAAGGGGCTGGCCTTCAGGTGCGCCTCGCCATCCGTCCACGGCCCCTCGCTCACCCTTCCGCGTGCATCCTCGGCGGCCGCGTTGAGCGCGGCCTCGGCGCGCGACAGGCGCTGAGCGAACAAAGCGAGCCGCGCCGCATCAAGCCCCTCCCGGGCCAAGTCCGGCGCCAAGCTGCGCAGGCGCGGGCGGGCGAAGCGGGGATCGGCATTGGAGGGGTCGCGCACATAGTCGATCCCCGCCGTCTCCACCACCGCCACCAAACGGGACTTGGGAATATCGAGGAAGGGACGCAGCAGAGCGAGGTCCCCGGAATTGGAGACGGGGCGCATGGCGCACAGACCGCTCAGGCCGGAACCACGCGCCAGCCGCAGCAGAACCGTCTCGGCCTGGTCGTCCATGGTGTGAGCGAGGGCGATGGCAGTGGCGCCACGCTCCCGTGCGAGCTGGGACAGCAGGCGATAGCGGGCGATGCGCGCCGCTTCCTGGATCCGGGCGCGCGGCTTCTCCCCCTCCCAGGTCAGGATTTCATGGCGCAGCCCCAGATGGCCGCACAACTCCGCCAC
This genomic interval from Aquabacter sp. L1I39 contains the following:
- the ftsH gene encoding ATP-dependent zinc metalloprotease FtsH; this encodes MNANLRNFALWVIIVLLLLALFSLFQSPGQRSSANDISFSQLLSDVDQGRVRDVVIEGPNISGTFTDGRNFQTYAPNDPSLVQRLYGKGVSITARPPSDNVPWFVSLLVSWLPFIALIGVWIFLSRQMQGAGGKAMGFGKSRAKLLTEAHGRVTFEDVAGIDEAKSDLTEIVEFLRDPQKFQRLGGRIPRGVLLVGPPGTGKTLLARAIAGEANVPFFTISGSDFVEMFVGVGASRVRDMFEQAKKNAPCIIFIDEIDAVGRHRGAGLGGGNDEREQTLNQLLVEMDGFEANEGIILIAATNRPDVLDPALLRPGRFDRQVIVPNPDVVGREQILKVHARKIPVAPDVNLKVIARGTPGFSGADLANLCNEAALMAARRNKRMVTMSDFEDAKDKVMMGAERRSLVMTEEEKMLTAYHEGGHAIVALNVPATDPVHKATIIPRGRALGMVMQLPERDKLSMSYEQMTSRLAIMMGGRVAEELVFGHDKVTSGAASDIEQATRLAKMMVTRWGFSDLLGQVAYGENQDEVFLGMSMQRHQNISEATAQTIDKEVRRLVDEGYAEATRILTEKREALEALARGLLEYETLSGDEIVDLLDGKPPVRDTVIEPSNPRGSAVPTAGKNRPRPGGPAGSIEPQPQA
- the tilS gene encoding tRNA lysidine(34) synthetase TilS; the encoded protein is MSAAEGDLPFDAAELRQVFSSFLDHAGIVLAVSGGPDSTALMLLARAWRYGLLDGPGFLVATVDHGLRPESRAEARKVAELCGHLGLRHEILTWEGEKPRARIQEAARIARYRLLSQLARERGATAIALAHTMDDQAETVLLRLARGSGLSGLCAMRPVSNSGDLALLRPFLDIPKSRLVAVVETAGIDYVRDPSNADPRFARPRLRSLAPDLAREGLDAARLALFAQRLSRAEAALNAAAEDARGRVSEGPWTDGEAHLKASPFIALPEEISLRLLIQAIDHCATEGPTELGKAEDLHRALRSAAQGGLALRRTLAGAVVTLRKGRIDIAPAPPRRTPPQRRARSVAANSPGV